Part of the Xiphophorus couchianus chromosome 19, X_couchianus-1.0, whole genome shotgun sequence genome is shown below.
CAGTTCAAGCTCAAATACAGCAGAAGAATAAGAgaataattttcatattttgccacAAGTGGGtttatgtttggatttttattggGTCATTCTAATCAATCTGCTTTGATCTGGACGTTGTTGTCATCCTGCttgaaggtgaacctctgccaGCGTTTCTGTCCCGGCTGAAGAATCAAGTCGTcaatgcagttttctggaggtttgttccagattagaatAGCATAAAAACGAAATCTTGCTTCTCCGTGTTTGGATATGATTCTGATGGTGCACAACAGACTTGAACCAGAAGAACCGAGTGATGTGGAAAGTTGAATCAACAACAGCagctttttaatgtatttttgtgctgaGCCATTTAGTGATTTATAAATcagcaaaagtattttaaagtctattctctgagctgcaggaggTCAGAATAAGGACTCTGTCTTCCTGGCTTCAGTGAGAACATATTCAGCAGCGTTCTGAATCAACCGCAGCTGTATGGTTGACTTTTTAGGCAGACGTGAAGATaaaggcatggatgagtttttcAAGGTCTTGTTGAGACATTAGTCTTTAAAACCTGGAAATGCTCTGGAGATAATAAAagactgactttgtaactgtctttatgtctGCAGATTCACATCAAAGTTCATCACTACACACAGCTTTTGGGTCTGATTAGCTGTTTGCTTGCAGCATGACGCTACCACCACCAGATGTTGATCTGGGTGATGTACAGtgcttattttctttcacagattaCACTTTGTATGCAAGATAGAACGTTCAGTTATGGTCACATCTCTTCTACAGGTTTGTTTTCCCCTAAGTAACTTGTAGTCAACTGTAAACTCATTCTAAAAAGTTATATTGACAAATTATCTCAGCTGGGCTGTGTAACATCTacagctcctccaaagttaccaGAAATCTGTTGCTGCTTCTCTTATTAATGTTCTTCCTTATAATCTGTTACTTAAGAAAAATAGGTGTGCTTTACTCTCTACATTTACGCAtttatgagattaaattacatggGTGGACTCCATCCTACTTCTTACTGATGTTATTTAGAAGCATCAGGATAAAGGGTGTTGAATACATAAGCAAACCATAGTttttatgttgacatttttctttgtatgaGGGCATAACATGAAATCCTAATGAATGACACTGAAATTTGGGATTGTGATGTAACAAGATGTTACAAAGTAAATGCTTTTGCTACACAAGGTGAAGCAAcgaatgtttttattgttagaTAACAATGAATTGCTTATTGTTAAAAtgcatgtatttattatttattgttaaaaacatttcagatctccacattatttattcataaacaaaatgctaatttaatatACAAACATCTTTCAGCACAGTTTTTTCCCTGCATGACAGAAAGGTTCTCTGACCTCGTATGGACAAATAACTTCAACACACCTGCAGTAAACAACATTACTAACAAATGGTCCAATAAAATCTCTGGAATGTGGTTCCACCATACCGTCAACCCGGCAACCTGTTCAATCGGAAACCTTATAGAAAAGATTTCCTCAGCTCTAAAGTTGCTTTCTCTCATCTGTGGTAGTAAATACATCATAACATAAAGTAGAAAAGGTTATAAGGTGATAAATCACTCCGACTCTTTGTGGAGACACCACACCAGCGTCTGTCCCACTCCCGTCATCGACAGCAAGCGGAAGCCAATCTTCTCCAGCTTGTCCAGCACCAGGCGAGGTGGGTCGTCCACATGGTATTCAGAACTAAAATAAGCATAAACAAAGTAATTCTGCCTTCCACAGATGTGGGATTTCTCTCTTTCAGTAAACTCTGCTTGGAAAGTGCATGGCTGCTAAGTGTTCTGGTGCTCATTCACTTCCTTCCACACCTTGGTTCATTTCCCAGAAGGATCTGAATCAGATTGCCAATGACAACACTTCCCTGTTCTGTAACCCATCACCTTGAATGGTTTACTCTCAGAGCAGAAGCTTTCCTCAACCACACTTTTTTTGTTCCAGCCAACTGACTTGATCTCAGCTCTGCTGTCAATATGTGCACTTTAGcagccaaaaagaaagaaacacccACTTTTAACTGTCAAAATTGAGAAATATGGCCCTGTGAGAGCAGATTTTCACCAATCCAGCTCAGCTCTGCATGTCTGTGGAGGTCAGCATTAGAACATTGCCTTTAGAGATtactcttttcattttgtcagatGATGGCGGAGATATACGAAGTTTCACAGAATAGTTTTAACCCCAAATTTATCTGCAGCATGTCACAAAGCATCACAAGTGTTTCCATTTGCAGCCACTTACAAATTGTTTCCCAGCATGGTTGTTTTTCTCGCCCCCAGGTAACTCATGATAGAGGGATCAGAAAATTCGTCTCCTACATTTGTTGGACCAGACTCCTGAAAAACAATGATTTGATATCCATCAACAGTTTgattttctaaatgaatgtCTCTGGCTATTATTTATGCAACAATAGCTCCGATGCAGGCCTCTGGCAGGTACAGGATAATAAACAGTAATAATATCAGGGCAGGCTAAAAATAGATGATCTAATACTCAGAGGCTAGAGAATTAGGTTGCTGGAGCTGAGCAGGCTGGGAAATGAACatgcatgacaaaaaaaaacagagacagatGCAATATGTGTAACAGTATTTAAGACAATGgaaagaaatacattaaaaaaggCTTCTTTTTCAAGCTGCGTAAGGTGCCAAATGTGCAAAAggacagtaaataaaatcaatttgcTTTTACATGtactacaaataaaattaaattggaACTGAATACACTTATTTGATGAATAGCTAAATGTAATGTCATAAATCACATCATCTAAATAATTTCTGTaacttacagctaatgaaaagaaaaaattcatCCACTCACTACACCAGCTTACCTTTTCATGTGGGCATGGACTGATGAGGACTTTAACAGATTGTCAGTCTGTCACAGACCAAAATTTCAATTTCTCTGATAACCATTTAGAAAAAACCagatttaatacagaaatgctATGATCTGGTCACGTTATGGCCCACACCTCAGTGGGCAACCTTGATTTTGTCCTGCAGACAGTCACTGAGACCTTCTACAAAGAGAGTCACTGTTAAACTCCTGTTTACAGAGTGCCTTTTTCAAACTTGTTAAGAAAACTCTAACAAAAGGAAAACGTGTGgcagaaaaaggtgcacaaATACAACTGATGGCCATGAGAGGACGGTGAAGCAAAACCAATTCAGGAGTTTGGGGGAGACGCACATGAGGCATTGACTGAAGTTGGAGTCAGTACCTAAAGCAAAACCTCAAACTAAAAGTGTTCCATTATTTTACTTAAGCTACACATGAGTCAGAGAGAGTGTGGAAAGAGTTCTTCATGGGCTAGGCTTTTAATGTCTTTATTAATCTATGCATGGATGTTGTGGAAGtgtacaggt
Proteins encoded:
- the gchfr gene encoding GTP cyclohydrolase 1 feedback regulatory protein, whose product is MPYIFISTQIRLESGPTNVGDEFSDPSIMSYLGARKTTMLGNNFSEYHVDDPPRLVLDKLEKIGFRLLSMTGVGQTLVWCLHKESE